The genome window CGTTGCACCGTACTTCGCGGTTGTGCCGCAATGCGCGCAGAGCTTGAAGTTGTTGCCGCAGGGCCCGCAGATCGGATCGTCCGGATCGATCGGCGCGTTGCAATAGGGGCAGAGGGCGTTCTCCTGGTCTTGCTCTTGCTCTTGCTCTTGCGTGGCGACATCGCAGTTGATCCCCGACAGCCCTTGTCCGAAGCGTTCCTCCAGGCGTTGATCAAGGCTCTTCAGCGTCTCTTCCTGCGCCTCGGGACGCGCGTCGCCGCGCTTGTAATAATCCTCGATGGCGCGGTGCAGCGCGTCGGCCCCGAGGTTGGAGCAGTGCAGCTTCTGCTTGGGCAGGCCGTCGAGCGCCTCGGCCACGGAGGCGTTGGTGATCAGCATTGCATCGTCCAGAGTCTTGCCTTTGGCCATTTCGCTGACCATCGAGCTGACCGCGATCGCCGCTCCGCAGCCGAAGGTCTTGAACTTGACGTCGACCAGGCGATCGTCGCGGACCTTGATGTAGAAGGTCATCATATCGCCGCAGACCGGATTACCTTCCTCGCCGATCCCGTCGGCGTCGGGAATATCGCCGACGTTTCGCGGGTTCGTGAAGTGGTCCAGTACTTTTTCGGAGTACATTGTTTCTCCCTATTTGCCCCGTTTGGAGCAGCATGAGGCCGAGCTTGCAACATGCTCGACCTTGTCCATGTGCCGTTGGAGCAGCTCGGATAGATTGTGTCGGTCAAGTTCTTTCTGAATCGCGGAGTCCAGTTCGCGCCACAGCTCGCGCGATACGCAGACTTCCGAACGCGGGCAGTGCTCCCCATCGCCCAGACAGCCCACCGAGACCATCGGCCCCTCGAGAACCTTGAGCACGTTGCTAAGCCTGATGCGATCGGCCGGCATTGCCAGGGTGTATCCTCCGCCTGTACCGCGAATCCCCCTGACGATCCCCGCACGCCGCAGTTGGCCGAAAATCCGGTCGAGATAGCGTCGGCTCAGGCCCAGATGATTGGCGATCACCGCCAGGTCCACCGGCCCGCCTTCGAGGCGCTCGCGCATTGCCAGATCGATCAACGCCATCACGCCGTATTGGCCGCGGGTGGTGATCAGCATCGGCTCAGCTCTCGGACCCGATCGTGCCGCAATCCGGGCAATCCGGGTCGGGCCGCACCGCCACCCTGTCGAACGCTCCGTTCCACAGATCCACGCTGTAGAGCCAAGACGTGCCTGCGACAGATTGCTCCGGGGCGTCGACCAGCAGCCGGAGCGCCGCTGTAACCTGCATTGAGGCGATCAACGAGGGAATGGTGTTGATAATCCCCGCCGTATCGGCCGTGGGCAGCTCGCCTTGGTCAGGGGGCGCGGGAAACAGACAACGCAGGCACGGTCCGCGCCCCGGCTGTACGGTCATGGTCATGCCGTTGGCGCCCACCACTCCGCCGTAGACCCAGGGGACGACGAGCTGCAGGCAAGCGTGGTTGATCGCGTAACGGCCCTGCATATTGTCCAGGCCATCGAGCACCACATCCGCTCCACGGAGCAGCTCAAGCGCGTTATCCGAAGTCAGCTTCTGGAACAGCGCCTCGATCTCTACCGTGGAGTTGATCTGTCGCAGCCTTTCCGCGGCAGCCTGCGCCTTGGGCAGACTCTGCTCCACGTCGCGCTCATCGAATAACGTCTGGCGTTGGAGGTTGCTCAGCTCGAGCCGATCGCAATCGATTATCCGGACGTTGCCCACACCGGCGCGCACCAGCTTATCGCAAAGGTTGCTGCCCAGCGCGCCGCAGCCGACCACCACGACGCGGGCGCGACCTAGCTTGCGTTGTCCCTTCACGCCGATGGGCTTGAACAGCTCCTGCCGCGAGTAGCGTCCGTCGGGGTCCATTGCTCAGTCCGCGTCCTCGCCCTCATCGGAGCAGAAGTAACAGCTCAGCTTGTCGAACTCGGCTGGATCGTAGGTTCCCTTTTGCAGCTTATCCCACAGCGGGCTCATCTCGCGCAGCCGACCGACGATCTCCACCAGAGCCTCGACTGTGGCGTCGAGCTGCTCGTCGGTGTTGTGGCGTCCCAGGCTGAAGCGCACCGCTCCGTTGGCAAACTCGGGAGGCAGTCCCATGGCGGCCAATACGTGGCTCGCGCCCAGTGTCTCGGAAGTGCAGGCCGAGCCGGTGCTGATGGCTATGCCGCGCATATCCAGATGCAAGAGCATTGCCTCGCCCTCGACAAAGGCGAAGGTGACGTTGCTGGTGTTGCTCAAGCGCAGCTGCGGGTGGCCGTTGAAAACCAAGTAGCCGATCTTTTGCTTAAGTTGCGCCTCGAAGCGGTCGCGCATGGCCGCAAGCCGCGCGTTCT of Candidatus Alcyoniella australis contains these proteins:
- a CDS encoding Rrf2 family transcriptional regulator, which translates into the protein MLITTRGQYGVMALIDLAMRERLEGGPVDLAVIANHLGLSRRYLDRIFGQLRRAGIVRGIRGTGGGYTLAMPADRIRLSNVLKVLEGPMVSVGCLGDGEHCPRSEVCVSRELWRELDSAIQKELDRHNLSELLQRHMDKVEHVASSASCCSKRGK
- a CDS encoding ThiF family adenylyltransferase, whose product is MDPDGRYSRQELFKPIGVKGQRKLGRARVVVVGCGALGSNLCDKLVRAGVGNVRIIDCDRLELSNLQRQTLFDERDVEQSLPKAQAAAERLRQINSTVEIEALFQKLTSDNALELLRGADVVLDGLDNMQGRYAINHACLQLVVPWVYGGVVGANGMTMTVQPGRGPCLRCLFPAPPDQGELPTADTAGIINTIPSLIASMQVTAALRLLVDAPEQSVAGTSWLYSVDLWNGAFDRVAVRPDPDCPDCGTIGSES